A genomic region of Marinobacter sp. NP-4(2019) contains the following coding sequences:
- a CDS encoding CsiV family protein produces MRTPGYALPGKALITFTAALLAMAPLFASAQESGDNLYRAEIVIIERLVDPQNVEEHMASRMPEPVDNLAKQMKVFRGDGSLATSLRLAPETDLRLRSVAQRLENSGRYRVLMTAGWYQSFPPNFEGEPMQVAVGDWLADAGHREVEGHITIDRKRYLHVGVHLNHWSPGGSPAYPVQGDATGNELQPASTNARAELVTWIRETRRMRSEEVHYLDSPTIGVLVFFRPVEG; encoded by the coding sequence TTGCGAACGCCCGGTTATGCCCTGCCCGGAAAGGCATTGATCACCTTCACCGCAGCCCTGCTGGCGATGGCCCCACTGTTTGCCAGCGCCCAGGAGAGTGGTGACAACCTCTACCGGGCCGAAATTGTCATCATTGAACGCCTCGTTGATCCCCAGAACGTTGAGGAACACATGGCCAGCCGGATGCCTGAGCCCGTCGACAATCTGGCCAAACAGATGAAGGTGTTTCGCGGGGATGGCAGCCTGGCGACCTCTCTCAGGCTGGCGCCAGAGACTGACCTGAGGTTACGTTCTGTGGCGCAACGCCTTGAAAACAGCGGGCGTTACCGCGTGCTGATGACTGCCGGCTGGTACCAGTCGTTCCCACCGAACTTCGAAGGTGAGCCAATGCAGGTTGCTGTCGGGGACTGGCTGGCAGACGCCGGCCACCGTGAGGTCGAGGGCCACATCACGATCGACCGCAAGCGCTACCTCCACGTGGGCGTACACCTCAACCACTGGAGTCCGGGCGGCTCACCCGCTTACCCTGTCCAGGGCGACGCCACGGGCAACGAGTTGCAACCTGCCAGCACAAACGCCAGGGCCGAACTTGTTACCTGGATTCGGGAAACCCGGCGGATGCGCAGTGAGGAAGTCCACTATCTCGACTCCCCCACCATCGGCGTGCTTGTGTTCTTCAGGCCGGTAGAGGGCTAA
- the mfd gene encoding transcription-repair coupling factor — protein MTDGASSLRSRPALVAPDFPEKAADHRTWGQLHGSSDALAICESANRHKGLTLVITRSTDEAIRLEQAMRFYLGLPAEEDGTTVTRTGLELLSLPDWETLPYDLFSPHQDITSRRIRTLHRLPSTRHGVLVVPARTLMHRLPPAHYLQGNTLLLEVGQTLDIDDWRLQLESAGYRHAENVYEHGEYAVRGAILDIFPMGATQPYRIDLFDDEIETLRTFDPETQRSIDRIDKIELLPANEFPWNKEARSGFRNRWFEHFPNADKDAPIYQDVSHGITPPGIEYYLPLFFDETATLFDYLPDGTHVFTADGLNDSVAHFDAETRARYEDRRHDRLRPILPPAELFLQQDELFGQLKRFPRVTFTVNTASTAGAENCRTDELPDVAMDGRAADPAARLKQFIQTFGGRVLLCAESSGRREALIDNLADHHVKPTTLDSWQAFLEDRDCTLGITIAPMELGLVLPDEHLALVTETALFGERVLQRRRREKPTEVDDSGYRDLSELRIGAPVVHIDHGVGRYQGLETITVDGDASEFLMLEYAGGSKLYVPVSSLHLISRYTGSDTEHAPLHKLGTERWSSAKQKALEKIRDTAAELLDVYARREARKGFSFEDPKEAYRAFAAGFPFEETPDQQVAIESVFEDMISERPMDRLVCGDVGFGKTEVAMRAAFMATFSGKQVAVLVPTTLLAQQHYESFRDRFSDTAVNVELLSRFRSGAQTSKAMEAIETGKADIVIGTHKLLQGGLKFKNLGLVIIDEEHRFGVQQKEKLKALRAEVDMLTLTATPIPRTLNMAMGHLRDLSIIATPPARRLSVKTFVRQRDDAMVKEAILREILRGGQVYFLHNDVATIQKTAEDLRTLIPEARVGVAHGQMRERELEQIMSDFYHKRFNVLVCTTIVETGIDIPSANTIIIERADKFGLAQLHQLRGRVGRSHHQAYAYLLTPPPRSITTDAKKRLEAISEAQDLGAGFMLATHDLEIRGAGELLGEEQSGQIETIGFSLYMQLLDEAVTAIREGRTPNAELPMSHGTEMNLRIPALIPDDYLPDVHNRLMLYKRIASVSKKDELKELQVEMIDRFGLLPDPARNLIRQTELRLKAEALGIVKIDAGKEWARLEFGASTPVDPLVLVKKVQSAPDQYRLEGANSFRFRLKDDSTSGKLDGISDMLGQLAS, from the coding sequence ATGACTGACGGTGCATCCTCACTACGCTCCCGCCCTGCCCTGGTGGCACCGGATTTTCCGGAAAAGGCCGCCGATCATCGCACATGGGGCCAATTGCACGGCAGCAGCGATGCGCTGGCCATCTGTGAGAGCGCAAACCGACACAAGGGCCTGACCCTGGTCATTACCCGCAGCACCGATGAAGCCATTCGCCTGGAACAGGCCATGCGCTTCTACCTCGGCCTGCCAGCGGAAGAGGACGGCACCACTGTCACCAGAACCGGGCTTGAACTGCTATCGTTGCCGGACTGGGAGACGCTCCCCTACGACCTGTTTTCGCCGCACCAGGATATTACGTCCCGTCGAATCCGTACCCTGCACCGGTTACCCTCCACCCGGCATGGCGTGCTGGTTGTCCCGGCACGCACCCTGATGCACCGCCTGCCCCCGGCTCATTACCTGCAGGGCAACACCTTGCTGCTTGAGGTGGGACAAACACTGGACATTGACGACTGGCGCCTGCAACTGGAATCCGCCGGCTACCGCCACGCCGAAAATGTCTACGAACACGGTGAATACGCCGTTCGCGGCGCCATTCTGGATATTTTCCCGATGGGCGCGACACAACCGTACCGGATCGACCTTTTCGATGACGAAATCGAAACCCTGCGGACCTTTGACCCGGAGACCCAGCGCTCCATCGATCGCATCGACAAGATCGAACTGCTGCCGGCCAACGAATTCCCGTGGAACAAGGAAGCCCGCTCCGGCTTTCGCAACCGCTGGTTCGAGCACTTCCCCAACGCCGACAAGGACGCTCCGATTTACCAGGATGTCAGCCACGGCATTACACCTCCGGGCATCGAGTACTACCTGCCATTGTTCTTCGATGAAACAGCGACACTGTTCGACTACCTGCCCGATGGCACTCACGTTTTCACCGCCGACGGGCTGAACGATTCCGTCGCCCACTTCGACGCTGAGACCCGGGCGCGATACGAAGACCGGCGTCACGACCGTTTGCGCCCCATTCTGCCGCCAGCCGAACTGTTCCTGCAGCAGGACGAACTGTTCGGACAGCTCAAGCGCTTTCCCCGCGTTACCTTTACCGTTAACACCGCAAGCACCGCCGGCGCTGAAAACTGCCGGACCGATGAGCTGCCCGATGTCGCCATGGACGGTCGCGCGGCGGACCCTGCCGCTCGCCTGAAACAGTTCATCCAGACATTTGGCGGGCGGGTCCTGCTGTGCGCCGAATCCTCCGGGCGTCGGGAGGCCCTGATCGACAACCTCGCCGATCACCATGTGAAACCGACCACCCTGGACAGCTGGCAGGCGTTCCTTGAGGACCGGGACTGCACCCTGGGCATCACCATTGCTCCCATGGAGCTGGGGCTGGTACTGCCAGACGAGCACCTGGCACTGGTCACCGAAACCGCCTTGTTCGGCGAGCGGGTATTGCAGCGCCGTCGCCGGGAAAAGCCGACGGAAGTGGACGATTCCGGCTATCGCGACCTGTCCGAGCTTCGCATCGGCGCGCCCGTGGTTCATATTGACCACGGTGTCGGTCGCTACCAGGGCCTGGAAACCATCACGGTTGACGGAGACGCCAGCGAATTCCTGATGCTTGAATACGCCGGAGGCTCGAAACTGTACGTCCCCGTTTCCAGCCTCCACCTGATTTCCCGCTACACCGGGTCGGACACCGAACACGCGCCGCTGCACAAACTCGGCACCGAACGCTGGAGCAGTGCCAAGCAGAAGGCCCTTGAGAAAATCCGCGATACCGCCGCCGAGTTGCTGGACGTTTACGCCCGCCGCGAGGCCCGCAAGGGGTTCTCCTTCGAAGATCCGAAGGAAGCCTATCGCGCCTTCGCCGCCGGTTTCCCGTTTGAGGAAACACCGGACCAGCAGGTGGCCATCGAGTCCGTCTTCGAGGACATGATCAGTGAACGCCCCATGGACCGGCTGGTCTGTGGTGACGTTGGCTTCGGCAAAACCGAAGTCGCCATGCGCGCGGCCTTTATGGCAACCTTCTCTGGCAAGCAGGTAGCCGTACTGGTGCCCACCACCCTGCTGGCACAGCAGCATTACGAGTCCTTTCGCGATCGCTTTTCCGATACGGCGGTCAACGTCGAACTGCTCAGCCGTTTTCGTAGCGGCGCCCAGACCAGCAAGGCCATGGAGGCGATCGAAACCGGCAAGGCGGACATCGTGATCGGCACCCACAAACTGCTTCAGGGTGGCCTGAAATTCAAGAACCTGGGGTTGGTGATCATCGACGAGGAACACCGCTTCGGGGTTCAGCAGAAGGAAAAACTCAAGGCACTGCGGGCCGAGGTGGATATGCTGACGCTCACCGCCACGCCGATTCCCCGCACCCTGAACATGGCCATGGGCCACCTGCGGGACCTGTCCATCATTGCCACGCCGCCGGCGCGGCGACTGTCGGTGAAAACCTTCGTGCGCCAGCGCGACGATGCCATGGTCAAGGAAGCCATCCTGCGGGAAATCCTGCGGGGTGGTCAGGTGTACTTTCTCCATAACGATGTGGCCACCATCCAGAAAACCGCCGAAGACTTGAGAACACTGATTCCGGAAGCGCGGGTGGGCGTGGCCCATGGCCAGATGCGGGAACGGGAACTGGAACAGATCATGTCGGATTTCTACCACAAGCGTTTCAACGTGCTGGTGTGTACCACCATCGTGGAAACCGGCATCGACATCCCCAGCGCCAACACCATCATCATCGAACGAGCGGACAAGTTCGGTCTGGCCCAGTTGCACCAGTTGCGGGGCCGGGTCGGCCGGTCACATCACCAGGCCTACGCCTACCTGCTGACACCACCCCCCCGATCGATCACCACCGACGCGAAAAAGCGCCTGGAAGCGATATCCGAGGCCCAGGATCTGGGTGCCGGGTTCATGCTGGCCACCCACGACCTGGAAATCCGGGGTGCCGGCGAGCTGTTGGGCGAGGAACAAAGTGGCCAGATCGAAACCATCGGCTTCAGTCTGTACATGCAACTGCTGGATGAGGCAGTGACGGCCATCCGCGAAGGACGCACCCCCAACGCCGAACTCCCCATGAGCCACGGCACCGAGATGAATCTGCGCATTCCCGCGCTGATCCCGGATGATTACCTGCCGGATGTGCACAACCGTCTGATGCTGTACAAGCGAATTGCCAGTGTCAGCAAAAAAGACGAATTAAAAGAACTTCAGGTTGAGATGATTGATCGCTTCGGATTATTACCGGATCCGGCCAGAAACCTGATTCGTCAGACCGAGCTGAGGCTCAAGGCTGAAGCCCTCGGTATCGTGAAAATCGATGCTGGCAAGGAATGGGCCCGGCTGGAATTCGGTGCCTCGACACCGGTTGATCCTCTCGTACTGGTTAAGAAAGTGCAATCCGCTCCGGACCAGTACCGGCTCGAAGGGGCCAACAGTTTCCGGTTCCGGCTGAAGGATGACTCAACCAGTGGTAAACTCGACGGCATTTCCGACATGCTCGGGCAGTTGGCCTCCTGA
- a CDS encoding Na(+)-translocating NADH-quinone reductase subunit C, with the protein MAKAKETVSRTLIVALVLSIVFSVVVSTAAVSLRPAQIKNQNLDIKTNILAAAGMLKEGASADEIEEVFSRFDVRLLDLDSGEYVEPSEVGVEDPMKYDMYKAASDPAMSTNIPSSEDKAGIKRRPNVAKIFTLSENGELVRVVLPVHGYGLWSTLYGFVSLEGDANTIEGLGFYAHAETPGLGGEVDNPRWKRQWVGKEVYGDQMEEPQIRLVKGGVSADAADKEHKVDALSGATLTSRGVEQLVNYWMGDRGYAPFLKKLREGEV; encoded by the coding sequence GTGGCTAAAGCTAAAGAAACCGTCTCCAGAACCCTGATTGTTGCCCTGGTACTGAGTATTGTCTTCTCGGTTGTGGTTTCCACTGCCGCGGTGTCTCTCAGACCGGCACAGATCAAGAACCAGAATCTGGATATCAAAACCAACATCCTGGCGGCTGCCGGCATGTTGAAGGAAGGTGCGAGTGCTGACGAGATCGAGGAGGTATTCTCCCGGTTTGACGTGCGCTTGCTGGACCTGGACAGTGGTGAGTACGTTGAGCCATCCGAGGTCGGTGTAGAGGATCCGATGAAGTACGATATGTACAAAGCGGCCTCTGATCCTGCCATGTCCACCAACATTCCGTCATCGGAAGACAAGGCGGGAATCAAGCGCCGTCCGAACGTGGCCAAGATTTTCACGCTCTCTGAAAACGGCGAACTGGTGCGTGTGGTTCTGCCAGTTCACGGGTACGGCCTGTGGTCCACTCTGTATGGCTTTGTCTCGCTGGAAGGCGACGCCAATACCATCGAAGGTCTTGGTTTCTACGCTCACGCTGAAACCCCGGGCCTTGGTGGCGAGGTAGACAACCCTCGCTGGAAGCGTCAGTGGGTTGGTAAGGAAGTCTACGGCGATCAGATGGAAGAACCTCAGATCCGTCTGGTCAAGGGTGGTGTAAGTGCCGATGCTGCTGACAAGGAGCATAAGGTCGACGCGCTCTCCGGTGCGACCCTGACAAGCCGCGGTGTGGAACAGCTGGTTAATTACTGGATGGGTGACCGTGGCTATGCACCGTTCCTGAAAAAACTTCGTGAAGGGGAGGTCTGA
- a CDS encoding S-methyl-5'-thioinosine phosphorylase, translating into MNQTNTMAPVGIIGGTGLTTLSGLEIAGKREMDTPWGAPSAELVEGRLGNQPVIFLSRHGNPHRIPPHQVNYRANLWALHQAGVKTVVGVNAVGGIHEAMGPAHIVIPDQVIDYTWGRGSTFFEGDLEEVTHIDFTYPYAEKARAVMIEAANSLGLPFSDFGVYGATQGPRLETAAEIVRLERDGCDLVGMTGMPEAALAAELKLNYVCLGLVVNWAAGKSDHIITMEEIEAAIAQGMSGVKRILEESMDGLGAL; encoded by the coding sequence ATGAATCAGACAAATACAATGGCACCGGTTGGCATCATTGGTGGGACCGGGCTGACAACTCTGTCAGGCCTTGAAATTGCCGGAAAACGTGAAATGGATACGCCATGGGGGGCTCCCTCTGCGGAGCTGGTAGAAGGGCGCCTGGGCAATCAGCCGGTAATCTTCCTGTCCCGTCACGGTAATCCCCACCGTATTCCGCCCCATCAGGTTAATTACCGGGCGAATCTCTGGGCCCTGCATCAGGCCGGCGTTAAAACCGTGGTTGGCGTCAACGCTGTAGGCGGTATCCATGAGGCCATGGGACCTGCCCATATCGTCATCCCCGATCAGGTTATTGATTATACCTGGGGGCGGGGAAGCACGTTTTTTGAGGGCGACCTTGAAGAAGTGACCCACATAGATTTCACCTACCCTTATGCGGAAAAAGCCAGAGCCGTGATGATTGAGGCAGCGAATTCGCTGGGCCTGCCTTTCTCGGATTTCGGCGTCTATGGGGCAACCCAGGGCCCCCGTCTGGAAACGGCTGCGGAGATTGTCCGCCTGGAGCGGGATGGCTGTGATCTGGTGGGCATGACGGGCATGCCGGAAGCCGCCCTGGCAGCAGAACTCAAGCTGAACTACGTGTGCCTGGGGCTGGTGGTTAACTGGGCGGCCGGGAAATCCGATCACATCATCACGATGGAAGAGATTGAGGCCGCCATTGCGCAGGGCATGTCCGGAGTGAAGCGGATTCTCGAGGAATCCATGGACGGGCTGGGGGCGCTTTAG
- a CDS encoding NADH:ubiquinone reductase (Na(+)-transporting) subunit B produces MAIRQFLDGIEHHFEKGGKYERWYALYEAVDTIFYTPGKVTSTTAHVRDGVDLKRIMITVWLCTFPAMFFGMWNIGFQANSFLAENPDALMGDGGLRSAFISALAGNDAASIWDNFVYGMAYFLPIYFVTFVVGGFWEVLFATVRRHEVNEGFFVTSVLFALICPPDLPLWQVALGITFGVVIGKEVFGGTGKNFLNPALTGRAFLYFAYPAQISGDTVWTAVDGFSGATALSWAASGGLEALEAQIGWMSAFMGTIQGSVGETSTLAILIGGLILLVMKIASYRIVGGVMIGMIAMTLLLNIIGSDTNPMFDVPAHWHLVMGGFAFGMMFMATDPVSAAMTNTGRWCFGILVGVMTVLIRVVNPAFPEGIMLAILFANLFAPLMDHYVVQANIKRRLARG; encoded by the coding sequence ATGGCAATCCGACAGTTTCTCGATGGTATCGAGCACCACTTTGAAAAAGGTGGCAAGTACGAGCGCTGGTACGCGCTGTATGAAGCCGTGGACACCATTTTCTATACTCCCGGCAAGGTGACTTCCACCACGGCGCACGTGCGTGATGGCGTTGATCTGAAGCGCATCATGATCACCGTGTGGTTATGTACCTTCCCGGCCATGTTCTTCGGTATGTGGAACATCGGCTTCCAGGCCAACAGCTTCCTCGCTGAAAATCCGGATGCCCTGATGGGTGACGGTGGCCTGCGTAGTGCGTTTATCAGCGCGCTGGCGGGTAACGATGCCGCCAGTATCTGGGATAATTTCGTCTATGGTATGGCGTACTTCCTGCCCATTTACTTCGTGACTTTCGTTGTGGGTGGCTTCTGGGAAGTGCTGTTTGCCACTGTTCGCCGTCACGAAGTCAACGAAGGTTTCTTCGTGACCTCGGTGCTGTTTGCTCTGATCTGCCCGCCGGATCTGCCACTCTGGCAGGTGGCTCTGGGTATCACCTTCGGTGTAGTGATCGGCAAGGAAGTGTTTGGCGGTACCGGCAAGAACTTCCTCAACCCGGCGCTCACCGGTCGTGCCTTCCTGTACTTCGCATACCCGGCGCAGATCTCCGGGGATACTGTGTGGACGGCGGTCGATGGCTTCAGCGGTGCGACGGCACTGAGCTGGGCGGCCAGCGGTGGTCTGGAAGCACTTGAGGCGCAGATTGGCTGGATGTCCGCGTTCATGGGCACGATTCAGGGCTCCGTGGGTGAAACCTCCACGCTGGCCATTCTGATCGGTGGTCTCATCCTGCTGGTGATGAAAATTGCGTCTTACCGCATCGTCGGCGGCGTGATGATTGGCATGATCGCTATGACCCTGCTGTTGAACATTATTGGTTCCGACACCAACCCGATGTTCGATGTGCCGGCACACTGGCACCTGGTTATGGGCGGTTTTGCCTTTGGCATGATGTTCATGGCAACCGATCCGGTGTCCGCCGCCATGACCAACACCGGTCGCTGGTGTTTCGGTATTCTGGTGGGCGTGATGACGGTGCTGATTCGTGTCGTTAACCCGGCGTTCCCGGAAGGCATCATGCTGGCCATCCTGTTCGCCAACCTTTTTGCACCGTTGATGGATCACTACGTGGTCCAGGCCAACATCAAACGGAGGCTCGCTCGTGGCTAA
- a CDS encoding NADH:ubiquinone reductase (Na(+)-transporting) subunit D, producing MADASAKQVLFEPIFSNNPIALQILGICSALAVTTSMSVTLVMCMAVISVTACSNLAVSLVRTQIPGSIRIIVQMTIIASLVIVVDQILKAFAYEISKQLSVFVGLIITNCIVMGRAEGFAMKNGPWLSFLDGVGNGLGYSVLLIFVAFFRELLGAGSLFGVSLMPVVNEGGWYVPNGLLLLPPSAFFIIGLAIWGLRTWKPEQVEEPDYKMSRHTAKEAF from the coding sequence ATGGCAGACGCTTCAGCCAAACAGGTTCTCTTCGAGCCAATTTTCAGTAATAACCCGATCGCGCTGCAGATTCTCGGGATCTGTTCCGCGCTGGCTGTCACGACCAGCATGAGTGTAACGCTGGTTATGTGTATGGCGGTAATCTCGGTAACAGCCTGTTCCAACCTGGCGGTTTCCCTGGTGCGTACCCAGATTCCGGGCAGCATCCGGATCATCGTTCAGATGACCATCATTGCCTCACTGGTTATCGTGGTTGACCAGATCCTCAAGGCCTTTGCCTACGAGATCTCCAAGCAGCTTTCGGTATTCGTTGGTCTGATCATCACCAACTGTATCGTGATGGGGCGCGCGGAAGGTTTCGCCATGAAGAACGGCCCCTGGCTGAGCTTCCTGGACGGCGTTGGTAACGGTCTGGGCTACTCAGTGCTGCTGATTTTCGTTGCGTTCTTCCGCGAACTGCTGGGTGCGGGGTCACTGTTTGGTGTTTCCCTGATGCCAGTAGTGAACGAGGGCGGCTGGTACGTGCCAAACGGTCTGTTGCTGCTGCCGCCAAGTGCGTTCTTCATTATCGGTCTGGCGATCTGGGGCCTGCGTACCTGGAAACCGGAACAGGTGGAAGAGCCTGACTACAAGATGTCTCGCCACACCGCCAAGGAGGCCTTCTGA
- a CDS encoding glyceraldehyde-3-phosphate dehydrogenase, which translates to MRPTFPSANCRGSSVSHDQINQHLSNWTERESTAEAMIPLIGRLYRKNNVVTSVYGRAIINQSVIGIIRAHRFVRQVEDSELSVHDTLPILKAMDSMDLGRAHVDIGKLAVKFKSEGGSLEDFLNREIGPIVGQYAAQSEEDAGNGTKDVVLYGFGRIGRLLARILIEKAGGGNNLRLRAIVVRQGGAENDLEKRASLLRRDSVHGPFDGTITVDEKESALIANGNYIKVIYSDGPDKVDYTQYGINNAIVVDNTGKWRDEEGLGLHLKSKGVSRVILTAPGKGDIKNIVYGINNDWITDEDKILSAASCTTNAITPVLKAINDEFGIEDGHVETVHSYTNDQNLIDNYHKGSRRGRSAALNMVITETGAAKAVAKALPELKGKLSGNAIRVPTPNVSMAILNLNLKTDVSVDSVNDYLREMALHSELQKQIDFVNSPEVVSTDFVGSRHAGIVDAQATIAGGKRVILYVWYDNEFGYSAQVIRCVNQMAGVTYPIFPKRARD; encoded by the coding sequence ATGCGCCCAACTTTTCCAAGTGCCAATTGCAGAGGTTCAAGCGTGAGTCACGATCAGATTAACCAGCACCTGTCTAACTGGACCGAGAGAGAATCCACAGCGGAAGCCATGATCCCGCTGATCGGCCGCCTTTACCGCAAGAATAATGTGGTCACTTCCGTATACGGCCGCGCCATTATCAATCAGTCAGTTATCGGTATTATTCGTGCTCACCGCTTCGTTCGCCAGGTGGAAGACAGCGAGCTCTCTGTTCACGATACGCTGCCGATTCTCAAGGCCATGGACAGCATGGACCTGGGGCGTGCTCATGTGGACATTGGCAAGCTGGCGGTTAAATTCAAATCCGAGGGCGGGTCTCTGGAAGATTTCCTGAACCGCGAGATTGGCCCGATTGTCGGTCAGTATGCTGCCCAGTCCGAGGAAGACGCCGGGAATGGCACTAAGGATGTGGTCCTGTATGGTTTCGGTCGCATCGGCCGACTGCTGGCCCGTATCCTGATCGAGAAAGCCGGTGGCGGTAACAACCTGCGCCTGCGGGCGATTGTGGTTCGTCAGGGTGGTGCCGAGAACGATCTGGAGAAGCGTGCCAGCCTGCTGCGTCGCGACTCCGTGCACGGTCCCTTCGATGGCACCATTACTGTCGACGAAAAAGAGTCGGCCCTGATTGCCAACGGCAACTACATCAAGGTGATCTATTCGGATGGTCCGGACAAGGTGGACTACACCCAGTACGGCATCAATAATGCCATCGTCGTGGACAACACCGGCAAGTGGCGTGATGAAGAGGGGCTGGGCCTGCACCTGAAATCCAAGGGCGTGAGCCGTGTCATTCTGACCGCTCCGGGCAAGGGTGACATCAAGAACATCGTGTATGGCATTAACAACGATTGGATTACCGACGAGGACAAGATCCTGTCGGCGGCGTCCTGTACCACCAACGCCATTACTCCGGTTCTGAAGGCGATCAATGATGAGTTTGGTATCGAGGATGGCCACGTTGAAACTGTCCACTCCTACACCAATGACCAGAACCTGATTGATAACTACCACAAGGGTAGCCGTCGTGGTCGCAGTGCGGCGCTGAACATGGTGATCACCGAAACCGGTGCCGCCAAGGCGGTTGCCAAGGCATTGCCAGAGCTGAAAGGCAAGCTGAGTGGGAACGCCATCCGTGTTCCGACGCCGAACGTCTCCATGGCGATCCTGAACCTCAATCTGAAGACCGATGTGAGTGTAGACAGTGTTAACGACTATCTGCGCGAGATGGCACTGCATTCCGAGCTGCAGAAGCAGATTGATTTTGTGAATTCTCCCGAGGTCGTGTCCACTGATTTCGTGGGGTCGCGCCACGCCGGCATTGTCGATGCCCAGGCGACCATTGCCGGTGGCAAGCGCGTGATTCTGTACGTGTGGTACGACAACGAGTTCGGCTACAGTGCTCAGGTGATCCGCTGCGTCAACCAGATGGCGGGAGTGACTTACCCGATTTTCCCGAAGCGTGCCCGCGATTGA
- a CDS encoding Na(+)-translocating NADH-quinone reductase subunit A — protein sequence MIKIKKGLDLPISGAPEQTITDGKPVRHVALIGFDYNGMKPTMAVKEGDRVKRGTLLFTDKKTEGVRYTSPAAGVVKEINRGERRVFQSIVIEIDGDDAETFARYNEADLAGLERQQVVDNLVESGLWTTLKTRPYSKVPAIDTAPHSIFVSVMDTNPLAADPTVIIRENGAAFEKGLKILSKLTTGKVFVCGKPGSDVPVPKSDGVEVHQFDGVHPAGNVGTHIHYLDPIAGHKVVWSIGYQDVIDIAKLFGTGELPVERVVAVGGPKALKPRLIRTRVGASLNELLKDEVATDCDVRMISGSVFGGRRGDGPCAYLGRFANQISVLEEGYKREFMGWLSPGPNKFSVLNIYLSKLAGSKLFNFTTTTNGSERAMVPVGTYEEVMPLDILPTQLLRSLIVGDTEMAQKLGVLELDEEDLALCTFVCPGKYEYGPILRENLTRIEIEG from the coding sequence ATGATTAAGATCAAAAAAGGCCTGGATCTTCCCATCAGCGGCGCTCCTGAACAGACCATTACTGACGGCAAACCCGTTCGCCATGTGGCGTTGATCGGTTTTGACTACAACGGCATGAAGCCGACGATGGCTGTGAAAGAGGGAGACCGTGTCAAGCGCGGTACGCTGCTGTTCACGGACAAGAAGACCGAAGGCGTTCGTTATACCTCCCCGGCTGCCGGTGTGGTAAAAGAAATCAACCGTGGTGAGCGTCGTGTTTTCCAGTCGATTGTCATCGAGATCGATGGCGACGATGCCGAAACCTTTGCCCGCTACAATGAGGCGGATCTGGCTGGCCTTGAGCGCCAGCAGGTAGTCGATAACCTGGTCGAGTCCGGTTTGTGGACGACGCTGAAGACGCGTCCTTACAGCAAGGTACCGGCCATCGACACGGCTCCCCACTCCATCTTTGTGTCCGTGATGGACACCAACCCGCTGGCCGCTGACCCCACTGTGATCATTCGCGAAAACGGTGCGGCGTTTGAAAAGGGTCTGAAAATCCTGAGCAAGCTGACCACTGGCAAGGTGTTTGTCTGCGGTAAGCCTGGCTCGGATGTACCCGTTCCAAAGTCCGACGGCGTGGAAGTACACCAGTTCGATGGTGTTCACCCGGCCGGCAATGTGGGTACGCACATCCATTACCTGGATCCGATCGCGGGCCACAAGGTGGTCTGGTCAATCGGCTACCAGGATGTCATCGACATTGCCAAGCTGTTCGGGACCGGTGAGCTGCCTGTGGAGCGGGTGGTTGCGGTTGGTGGCCCCAAGGCCCTGAAGCCGCGTCTGATCCGCACCCGCGTGGGTGCCAGCCTGAACGAATTGCTGAAAGACGAAGTAGCCACCGACTGCGATGTTCGCATGATCTCCGGTTCTGTGTTTGGCGGTCGTCGTGGTGATGGTCCCTGTGCCTACCTCGGTCGCTTCGCCAACCAGATATCTGTTCTGGAAGAAGGCTATAAGCGTGAGTTCATGGGCTGGTTGTCTCCGGGCCCGAACAAGTTCTCCGTGCTGAACATCTACCTGTCCAAGCTGGCCGGCAGCAAGTTGTTCAACTTCACCACCACCACCAACGGCAGTGAACGCGCCATGGTGCCGGTGGGCACGTATGAAGAGGTCATGCCCCTGGATATCCTGCCGACTCAGTTGCTGCGTTCTCTGATTGTTGGTGATACAGAAATGGCACAGAAGCTGGGTGTACTGGAACTGGACGAAGAAGATCTGGCGCTGTGTACCTTTGTGTGCCCGGGTAAATACGAATACGGTCCGATTCTCCGCGAGAACCTGACCCGAATCGAGATCGAGGGCTAA